A portion of the Pedobacter cryoconitis genome contains these proteins:
- a CDS encoding FAD:protein FMN transferase — translation MISILLLFSFFVKKKEQQQYTLRGYAQGTDYSIKYFAESPLVSGAEVDSILLKIDSSMSLYKSYSLISKFNSATKALSIDSHFMQVINKSFEIYEATQGKFDITVAPLVQAWGFGPKPIAVFPDSARIKELLKNVGMNLLGVQGNELFKKQPGVQIDLNGIAQGYSVDVVADYLLQKGIHCFVVEIGGEIRMKGPKPDGTALRVGIEGPALNEQSEPQLRHVISFNEGAVTTSGNYRKYLQAGGKKISHLINPKTGYPLDNQLISVTLYAKDALTADGYDNAVMAMSVEQALAFVSAKKNMEAYLIYHRKDGTVTDTLTAGFKKMIVN, via the coding sequence ATGATTAGTATATTGCTGTTGTTTTCTTTCTTTGTTAAAAAGAAGGAACAGCAGCAATATACTTTACGTGGTTATGCCCAGGGAACGGATTATTCCATTAAGTATTTTGCTGAATCTCCATTAGTCAGCGGGGCTGAGGTAGATAGTATTTTATTAAAAATTGACTCCTCAATGTCTTTATATAAGTCTTATTCTTTGATCAGTAAGTTTAACAGCGCCACTAAAGCTTTAAGTATAGACAGTCATTTTATGCAAGTGATCAATAAATCATTTGAAATTTATGAGGCTACGCAGGGCAAGTTTGATATCACTGTAGCTCCTTTAGTTCAGGCCTGGGGTTTTGGGCCAAAACCAATTGCTGTGTTTCCGGATAGCGCCAGAATTAAGGAATTGTTGAAAAATGTGGGCATGAATCTGCTCGGAGTTCAGGGAAATGAGCTTTTTAAAAAGCAACCAGGTGTACAAATTGATCTCAATGGGATAGCACAAGGCTATAGTGTGGATGTGGTAGCAGATTATCTGTTACAAAAGGGAATCCACTGCTTTGTAGTGGAAATAGGTGGAGAGATCAGGATGAAGGGGCCAAAGCCTGATGGGACTGCACTCCGGGTTGGTATCGAAGGACCAGCATTAAATGAGCAGTCAGAACCACAACTCAGGCATGTGATTAGTTTCAATGAGGGTGCAGTTACGACTTCGGGAAATTACAGGAAGTATTTACAGGCAGGTGGAAAGAAAATCTCTCATTTGATTAATCCAAAAACAGGTTATCCGCTGGACAATCAATTGATTAGTGTAACACTATATGCTAAAGATGCTTTAACTGCCGATGGATATGACAATGCGGTTATGGCAATGTCCGTTGAACAGGCGCTGGCCTTTGTCAGTGCAAAGAAAAACATGGAGGCTTACTTGATCTATCACCGCAAAGATGGAACGGTTACAGACACGCTGACTGCCGGGTTTAAGAAAATGATCGTAAATTAA
- a CDS encoding formylglycine-generating enzyme family protein, whose product MSVKLLITVPLLLSAFFSFAQEKSYTQQIEGTKLSFTMQAIPAGEFLMGSKKGKADELPVHRVKLDAFWMATFELTWDLYEPFLYKDYETSHSIVPVPANVDAVTRPTKPYLDMTFGMGKENHPALAMTHYNAIQYCKWLYARTGVFYRLPTEAEWEYACRAGSTSEYTFGDAAAGLADYGWFKENSGGKTHAVGQKKPNPWGLFDLYGNVGEWTYDQYAADFYAANQKGVAINPVAAPSKLYAHVIRGGSYEDTPLDLRSAARLASDPVWKQLDPQIPKSNWWFPEAPFIGMRLVRPVNTPSKAEITAYYDQPVIADY is encoded by the coding sequence ATGAGTGTTAAATTATTAATTACAGTACCACTATTGCTGAGTGCCTTTTTTTCGTTTGCACAAGAGAAATCGTATACGCAGCAAATTGAGGGCACCAAATTAAGTTTCACGATGCAGGCTATTCCCGCAGGAGAATTTCTGATGGGGAGTAAAAAGGGAAAAGCGGATGAATTGCCTGTACACCGGGTAAAACTGGATGCTTTCTGGATGGCAACTTTTGAGTTGACGTGGGATTTATACGAGCCTTTTTTATACAAGGATTACGAGACGTCTCACAGTATAGTACCTGTACCTGCAAATGTAGATGCAGTAACCAGACCAACCAAACCTTATCTTGATATGACTTTTGGAATGGGAAAGGAAAACCATCCTGCACTGGCTATGACACATTACAATGCCATACAGTATTGTAAATGGTTATATGCCAGAACAGGAGTGTTTTACCGCTTACCGACAGAGGCAGAATGGGAGTATGCTTGCAGAGCGGGAAGTACTAGTGAATATACTTTTGGAGATGCAGCAGCCGGATTAGCCGATTATGGCTGGTTTAAGGAGAACAGCGGGGGTAAAACTCATGCTGTAGGACAGAAAAAACCGAATCCCTGGGGCTTGTTTGACTTATATGGAAATGTTGGAGAATGGACGTATGACCAGTATGCGGCAGATTTTTATGCTGCAAACCAAAAAGGAGTTGCCATTAATCCGGTAGCTGCTCCTTCAAAATTATATGCCCATGTAATTCGGGGAGGTTCTTATGAGGATACGCCGTTAGATTTACGTTCAGCAGCCAGGCTCGCTTCTGATCCGGTATGGAAACAGCTTGATCCTCAGATTCCAAAGAGCAACTGGTGGTTTCCTGAAGCCCCTTTTATCGGGATGCGCCTGGTAAGGCCTGTAAATACACCTTCTAAAGCTGAAATCACAGCTTATTATGATCAACCTGTGATTGCCGATTATTAA
- a CDS encoding hydroxypyruvate isomerase family protein has protein sequence MNRIEFLRNSAIATGALIAGSSVNAVAGSPEKIQMLAGKTFNLDYAPHQGMFAQHAGKSFLDQIQYMYDQGFRSIEDNGFIGRPVAEQTKIGDLLAKLGMRMGVFVVDGGDNWKTSLTTGKKEFKDKFIETCHRSVEAAKRCNAKWATVVPGFYERKLPYGIQMANVVDAMRAGAEIFEPHGLIMVLETLSDTPELFLQQTHETYNVCKAVNSPSCKILFDIYHMQRTEGNLIINIDRCWEEIAYVQIGDNPGRNEPGTGEINYKNLFKHLHQKGYKGVMGMEHGNSIKSKEGELRVIQAYREADSFL, from the coding sequence ATGAACAGAATAGAATTTTTAAGAAATAGTGCAATTGCAACGGGTGCACTGATTGCAGGTTCTTCCGTAAATGCGGTGGCTGGCTCTCCGGAAAAAATACAAATGCTGGCTGGCAAAACATTTAATCTGGATTATGCACCTCATCAAGGCATGTTCGCCCAGCATGCAGGAAAAAGCTTTCTGGATCAGATCCAATACATGTATGACCAGGGATTCAGGTCAATTGAGGACAATGGCTTTATAGGCAGACCTGTAGCGGAACAGACGAAAATTGGCGATTTACTTGCTAAGCTTGGCATGAGAATGGGTGTATTCGTGGTAGATGGGGGTGATAACTGGAAAACATCCCTGACCACTGGTAAAAAAGAATTCAAGGATAAATTTATAGAGACTTGCCATCGTTCTGTTGAAGCTGCAAAACGCTGCAATGCGAAATGGGCCACCGTAGTCCCTGGATTCTATGAACGTAAACTTCCTTATGGGATCCAAATGGCCAATGTCGTAGATGCCATGCGCGCAGGTGCAGAGATTTTTGAGCCCCATGGCCTGATCATGGTATTGGAAACTTTAAGTGACACACCAGAACTATTTCTGCAACAGACACATGAGACTTATAATGTTTGTAAGGCAGTCAATAGTCCATCTTGCAAAATACTTTTCGACATCTACCATATGCAACGGACAGAAGGAAATCTGATCATCAATATTGATCGCTGCTGGGAGGAGATTGCCTACGTGCAAATTGGTGATAACCCGGGAAGAAATGAACCAGGCACTGGTGAAATTAACTATAAAAACCTATTTAAACATCTGCACCAAAAAGGATACAAAGGAGTGATGGGCATGGAGCATGGCAATTCAATAAAGAGCAAAGAAGGGGAGTTGCGCGTTATTCAGGCCTATAGAGAAGCAGATAGCTTCCTGTAG
- a CDS encoding Gfo/Idh/MocA family protein, whose translation MNNEELREKRREFLKSSALIAGGVLLNQFAFAGGHTSTDDTIKIALIGCGDRGTGAAFQALSTTQNVKLVAMADAFQDRMDNSYKVLFDKFKDKVDVPKERRFIGFEAYKQAIALADVVLLVTPPGFRPGHFEEAVKQGKHVFMEKPVAVDSPGIRRVLAAAEIAKQKKLNVVVGLQRRYQTNYTETMKRIEDGAIGEIYSGQVYWNSGGVWVKKRQAQQTEMEYQMRNWYYFNWLCGDHIVEQHVHNIDIANWIKGAYPVSVQGTGSRAWRTGKDYGEIYDNHAVELTYADGAVIYSQCRHFEGTENRVDESFQGTKGKAYLSAGNHGILSDHKGKEIFSHPTKGNKNPYQTEHDELFAAIAKGEFKFSDAERGAKSCFTSIIGRYATYSGQTIKWDEALNADNSLFPAELSWTANPKLMPDEHGLYPIPTPGKTKVI comes from the coding sequence ATGAACAATGAAGAATTGCGTGAGAAACGCCGCGAATTTTTAAAGTCTTCGGCACTGATTGCCGGAGGTGTATTGTTAAATCAATTCGCTTTTGCAGGCGGGCACACTTCCACTGATGATACAATTAAGATTGCCTTGATCGGTTGTGGAGACCGTGGCACTGGTGCTGCTTTTCAAGCTTTAAGCACCACTCAGAATGTTAAGCTGGTGGCTATGGCCGATGCTTTCCAGGATAGAATGGACAATAGCTATAAAGTCCTTTTTGATAAATTTAAAGATAAAGTCGATGTCCCTAAAGAACGTCGTTTTATAGGTTTTGAGGCTTATAAGCAAGCTATTGCATTGGCTGATGTAGTCTTATTGGTAACCCCTCCGGGATTCAGGCCTGGTCATTTTGAAGAAGCTGTTAAACAGGGGAAACATGTTTTTATGGAAAAACCTGTAGCAGTTGATTCACCGGGAATCCGGAGAGTACTGGCGGCAGCAGAAATTGCTAAGCAGAAAAAGCTGAATGTAGTAGTTGGTTTGCAGCGCAGGTACCAGACCAATTACACGGAAACAATGAAGAGAATAGAAGATGGGGCTATAGGTGAAATTTATAGTGGCCAGGTGTATTGGAACAGTGGTGGGGTTTGGGTTAAAAAACGCCAGGCCCAGCAAACAGAAATGGAATATCAGATGCGCAACTGGTATTATTTCAACTGGCTTTGCGGGGATCATATCGTAGAACAGCATGTACATAATATTGACATTGCAAACTGGATAAAAGGGGCTTACCCGGTTTCTGTACAGGGAACTGGCAGCCGCGCCTGGAGAACAGGAAAAGATTATGGGGAAATCTATGATAACCATGCTGTAGAGTTAACTTACGCAGATGGAGCTGTGATTTATAGCCAGTGCCGCCATTTTGAAGGTACAGAAAACAGAGTGGACGAAAGTTTCCAGGGAACAAAGGGCAAAGCTTATCTATCGGCAGGTAATCATGGCATATTATCGGACCATAAAGGCAAAGAAATATTCAGTCACCCGACTAAAGGAAATAAAAATCCTTACCAAACAGAACATGATGAGTTGTTTGCTGCTATTGCTAAAGGAGAGTTTAAATTCAGCGATGCAGAACGCGGGGCTAAAAGTTGCTTTACTTCAATAATAGGCAGGTATGCTACTTATTCTGGTCAGACGATCAAATGGGACGAGGCTTTGAATGCAGACAATAGCTTGTTTCCGGCTGAACTGAGCTGGACCGCCAACCCAAAATTGATGCCTGATGAGCATGGATTATATCCAATTCCAACGCCTGGAAAAACTAAAGTAATTTAA
- a CDS encoding RagB/SusD family nutrient uptake outer membrane protein, with translation MNPIFKNTYILLTTALLASFICGCKKDFLTVTPPTQIPSELIWKDPALAQAFVTEIYNGLGNGGFPEQMLSSVTDESLFTHPNRGIDLVNAGIINPTTLGWVDDTWAYNRMYNRIRSCNITIEKLSGADNGITDKNVKDQLLGEAHFLRAYFYHQLTRFYGSVPLITKVYALNEDYAAKRATYEECVNFIVKDCDDAIKELTGKSTQKGRTSSLAAMALKSRVLLYAASDLHDSPTARSKSKGVISGYANPEFLGYITGDRMQRWKAAQDAAKAVIDAGSGYKLSLSEKVSMKDGMNNYKSIAMGGESKAPGIDASASSELIFARYFIDRSDNRYARANGPNGYHNWAGNTPIGLMVDDYEMTDGTKFSWANTAQKNAPYQNRDPRFYATILYDGAGWKPRDKVSGNVDPANQIQTGEYDLKEGGNVINFKGLDTRGSSIENWNGSWTGYYLQKFTDPDPAIVDASMPQFVPWPFFRYTEAVLNYIEASIELGQTDQAIVWLNRIRFRAGMPAVSSSSSTELKDTYRHERRIEMAYEEQRYHDTRRWMIAEETLGRQPTYIKVTGKFKSGQTMSAPYHYDPSVYDYTYTTTVETAQESRKWAEKVYFRPFERDEVFKNKELKQNPGY, from the coding sequence ATGAACCCGATATTCAAAAATACTTATATACTACTGACCACCGCACTGCTGGCCTCATTTATCTGCGGATGTAAAAAAGATTTCCTGACTGTAACTCCGCCTACCCAAATTCCTTCGGAACTGATCTGGAAAGATCCGGCGCTGGCACAGGCTTTTGTGACCGAAATTTACAATGGACTGGGTAATGGCGGTTTTCCAGAACAAATGTTGTCTTCTGTGACTGATGAATCTTTATTTACGCACCCTAACAGAGGAATTGATTTGGTGAATGCCGGAATTATAAATCCGACAACTTTAGGTTGGGTGGATGATACCTGGGCTTATAACAGAATGTATAACCGGATCAGATCTTGTAACATCACCATCGAAAAATTATCAGGGGCCGACAATGGGATTACTGATAAAAACGTGAAAGATCAGTTGTTGGGTGAAGCACACTTTTTAAGAGCTTATTTTTATCATCAGCTGACCCGTTTTTACGGCAGTGTGCCATTGATTACAAAAGTTTATGCGCTGAATGAGGACTATGCTGCGAAAAGAGCAACTTATGAAGAGTGTGTGAATTTTATAGTTAAAGATTGCGATGATGCAATCAAGGAACTGACAGGAAAATCTACGCAAAAAGGAAGGACTTCTTCTTTAGCTGCAATGGCTTTAAAATCAAGAGTTCTGTTGTATGCAGCAAGTGATTTACATGATTCACCAACTGCCAGATCAAAATCTAAAGGGGTTATTTCTGGTTATGCCAATCCCGAATTTCTTGGTTATATAACTGGAGACCGGATGCAACGCTGGAAAGCGGCACAAGATGCAGCTAAAGCAGTAATAGATGCAGGTAGTGGTTATAAACTGTCTCTCAGCGAGAAAGTATCAATGAAAGACGGTATGAATAATTATAAAAGCATTGCCATGGGCGGAGAAAGTAAAGCGCCGGGTATAGATGCTTCGGCAAGTTCAGAATTGATATTTGCACGCTATTTTATTGACCGGAGTGATAACCGTTATGCGCGTGCGAATGGCCCGAATGGATATCACAATTGGGCTGGTAATACACCCATTGGCTTGATGGTTGATGATTACGAGATGACAGACGGGACTAAGTTCAGCTGGGCAAATACTGCACAGAAGAATGCACCGTATCAAAATCGTGATCCGCGCTTTTATGCTACAATACTGTATGATGGTGCGGGATGGAAACCAAGAGACAAGGTTTCTGGAAATGTCGATCCTGCCAATCAGATCCAGACTGGAGAATATGATTTGAAAGAGGGCGGTAATGTAATCAATTTCAAAGGGCTTGATACCCGCGGAAGTTCTATTGAAAACTGGAACGGAAGCTGGACTGGCTATTATCTGCAGAAATTTACTGATCCGGACCCTGCTATTGTAGATGCTTCAATGCCGCAGTTTGTGCCATGGCCTTTTTTCAGGTATACAGAGGCTGTGCTGAATTATATTGAGGCCAGTATTGAATTAGGTCAGACCGATCAGGCTATTGTCTGGTTGAACAGGATCAGGTTCAGAGCTGGTATGCCGGCTGTGAGCTCAAGTTCATCAACAGAGTTAAAGGATACTTACCGCCACGAGCGCAGAATTGAAATGGCTTATGAAGAGCAGCGTTATCATGATACACGCCGCTGGATGATTGCTGAAGAAACTTTAGGCAGACAACCTACTTATATCAAAGTTACGGGTAAGTTTAAATCCGGACAAACGATGTCAGCGCCTTATCATTACGATCCTTCAGTTTACGATTATACTTATACGACAACTGTTGAAACTGCTCAGGAAAGTCGTAAATGGGCAGAAAAGGTATATTTCAGACCATTTGAGCGTGATGAAGTTTTTAAGAACAAAGAATTAAAACAGAACCCCGGGTATTAA